One window of Candidatus Poribacteria bacterium genomic DNA carries:
- a CDS encoding inositol oxygenase: protein MSTDQTTASQSFRNYEGARDSVREFYRTNHRLQTLDFVQGKKAQYARKDRARMGAWEAIERLDALVDDSDPDTELSQLAHNLQSAEACRRDGQPDWFILAALIHDLGKALALFGEPQWAVVGDTFPVGCAFSDRIIYPEYFAENPDSEHPVYSTRLGIYEEGCGLDSVHVSWGHDEYLYQVVRDYLPDEALAMIRYHSFYAAHTENQYTYLMNDRDRELMEWVRRFNPYDLYSKADEPPDVDALRPYYQDLIGQYLPAELSW, encoded by the coding sequence TTGTCCACCGACCAGACCACGGCATCTCAGAGCTTCAGGAACTACGAAGGCGCACGCGACAGCGTTCGTGAGTTCTACCGAACGAACCACCGGCTCCAGACCTTGGACTTCGTCCAGGGCAAGAAGGCGCAGTACGCTCGGAAAGACCGGGCGCGGATGGGCGCGTGGGAAGCCATCGAGAGGCTCGATGCCCTTGTCGACGACAGCGATCCCGACACGGAGCTTTCACAGCTCGCGCACAACCTGCAGTCGGCGGAGGCGTGTCGTCGCGACGGACAGCCCGACTGGTTCATCCTGGCGGCGCTGATCCACGACCTGGGCAAGGCGCTCGCGCTGTTCGGCGAGCCGCAGTGGGCGGTCGTCGGCGACACGTTCCCGGTCGGATGCGCCTTCTCGGACCGGATCATCTACCCGGAGTACTTCGCTGAGAACCCGGACAGCGAGCATCCGGTCTACTCGACGCGGTTGGGCATCTACGAGGAGGGCTGCGGCCTCGATTCCGTGCATGTCTCGTGGGGGCATGACGAGTACCTCTACCAGGTGGTCCGCGACTATCTGCCGGACGAGGCGCTCGCGATGATCCGGTACCATTCGTTCTATGCCGCGCACACGGAGAACCAATACACCTACTTGATGAACGACCGCGACCGCGAGCTGATGGAGTGGGTCCGGCGGTTCAATCCGTACGACCTCTACTCGAAGGCTGACGAGCCGCCGGACGTGGACGCGCTGCGACCGTACTATCAGGACCTGATCGGGCAGTACCTGCCCGCCGAGTTGTCCTGGTAG
- the thiS gene encoding sulfur carrier protein ThiS, which translates to MTITVNGRATELRDSTTVESLVAATVESVPERGIAVAVNGAVVRRAEWHGLLLREGDCVEIIRAVQGGI; encoded by the coding sequence ATGACCATCACGGTGAACGGTCGCGCCACGGAGCTCCGGGACTCAACGACCGTCGAGTCGCTCGTGGCGGCAACCGTCGAGAGCGTGCCGGAACGCGGCATCGCCGTCGCCGTCAACGGAGCCGTCGTCCGTCGAGCCGAGTGGCACGGGCTGCTCCTGCGCGAGGGCGACTGCGTCGAGATCATCCGGGCTGTGCAGGGAGGTATCTAG
- a CDS encoding TlpA family protein disulfide reductase, with product MPRLKSFIAATIFLAATVAASAQLMEVSELLDIPALGKGSSTIELETKANVRSYEVPANPSMTILPETITVWVNNAPLTRDKDYVAVTGENAVYVQLTEPRRSQRDKLRVGFDFRRANLTNGKPFSMDDLYGHVLVVDLWATWCGPCVKEIPDFIEFQKKHKDEKFSYVGISVDDPADLAEVESFISGKQVNYPMILGDRTLVNEFKPIMMGKSLSGIPTKFVVNRQGKVAFWMVGSPKGTPIEPEIERRLLRLIAEPVPEKPKAVSAN from the coding sequence ATGCCCCGTCTCAAGAGCTTCATCGCCGCGACGATCTTTCTCGCCGCCACGGTCGCCGCCTCGGCGCAGCTCATGGAAGTGTCGGAGCTGCTCGACATCCCCGCGCTCGGCAAAGGCTCCTCCACCATCGAGCTCGAGACGAAGGCGAACGTCCGCTCCTATGAGGTTCCCGCGAACCCGTCGATGACGATCCTGCCGGAGACGATCACCGTCTGGGTCAACAACGCGCCGCTGACCCGCGACAAGGACTATGTGGCGGTCACTGGCGAGAACGCGGTCTACGTACAGCTCACGGAGCCTCGGCGGAGCCAGCGCGACAAGTTGCGCGTCGGGTTCGACTTCCGCCGGGCGAACCTGACCAACGGCAAGCCCTTCTCGATGGACGACCTCTACGGACACGTCCTCGTCGTCGATCTGTGGGCGACGTGGTGCGGGCCCTGCGTCAAGGAGATACCCGACTTCATCGAGTTCCAGAAGAAGCACAAGGACGAGAAGTTCAGCTACGTAGGCATCTCGGTGGACGATCCCGCCGACCTCGCAGAAGTGGAGAGCTTCATCAGCGGTAAGCAGGTCAACTACCCGATGATCCTCGGCGACCGGACGCTGGTGAACGAGTTCAAACCGATCATGATGGGCAAGTCGCTGTCCGGCATTCCCACGAAGTTCGTCGTGAACCGACAGGGCAAGGTCGCGTTCTGGATGGTCGGTTCGCCCAAGGGAACCCCGATCGAGCCGGAGATCGAGCGCCGCCTGCTGAGGCTCATCGCTGAGCCGGTTCCGGAGAAACCCAAGGCGGTTTCAGCGAACTGA
- a CDS encoding LamG domain-containing protein, with protein sequence MRSTAWTLLYAAYLVFAVSTAHAKITPDSLVGLWYFDEGKGDTTADSSPNAFQGAIKGARWEDGKLGKALNFAKGDTVTFTLGKGTLRTSWSVAMWIKFTDLAGQQNYFSVWDQSDNRSVPYKTDGNELRFWSNLWNVGSSFNVSSKTWYHVANVYDGKNAAIYIDGAQKVSQAVAAFILQDQNQTAWVATDKGIGFLTACVVDEVGLFKVGLEAGDVKSIMESGLGRATGLEPVEPRGKLARTWGIIKVEASGLSG encoded by the coding sequence ATGCGATCTACGGCTTGGACGCTTCTGTATGCTGCGTACCTCGTGTTCGCCGTCTCGACGGCACACGCCAAGATCACTCCTGACAGCCTCGTCGGGCTGTGGTACTTCGACGAGGGCAAAGGCGACACGACAGCCGACTCCTCACCGAACGCCTTCCAGGGAGCGATCAAGGGAGCCAGGTGGGAGGACGGCAAGCTGGGCAAGGCGCTCAACTTCGCCAAGGGCGACACGGTGACGTTCACGCTGGGCAAGGGAACGCTCCGAACTTCCTGGAGCGTCGCCATGTGGATCAAGTTCACCGACTTGGCGGGGCAGCAGAACTACTTCTCGGTGTGGGATCAGTCCGACAACCGCTCTGTACCTTACAAGACGGACGGCAACGAGCTTCGTTTCTGGAGCAATCTCTGGAACGTCGGGAGCTCTTTCAACGTGTCGTCAAAGACGTGGTACCACGTCGCCAACGTCTATGACGGCAAGAACGCCGCGATCTACATCGACGGCGCGCAGAAGGTCTCGCAGGCGGTGGCGGCGTTCATACTGCAGGATCAGAACCAGACGGCGTGGGTCGCGACGGACAAGGGAATCGGGTTCCTGACCGCGTGCGTGGTCGACGAAGTGGGGCTCTTCAAGGTCGGGCTCGAAGCTGGCGATGTGAAGTCGATCATGGAGTCCGGTCTCGGCAGAGCGACCGGGCTCGAACCGGTCGAGCCGCGCGGCAAACTGGCACGCACCTGGGGCATCATCAAGGTGGAGGCTAGTGGTCTGTCAGGTTGA
- a CDS encoding LamG domain-containing protein — MRNKSTLVGVLAAFALAIMASTSHATLADGRILYLPFDEGADNTAADLSGNNAKGTINGAKWTGGASCAEIGLYLAGAWVWLRTVEPLEKAKFHHIVAVCDLKNGLHIYYDGKLDDGAGSAGAKPAKIDPAPGENLGIGHNYNLAGRFWVGVIDEVAVYNRALSEAEVAQLYKTPPMAQGIAPKGKLAAIWSQMKARR; from the coding sequence ATGCGAAACAAGAGCACGCTCGTAGGAGTCCTGGCAGCGTTCGCGCTGGCGATCATGGCATCGACATCGCACGCTACGCTCGCCGACGGGCGGATTCTCTACCTGCCGTTCGATGAGGGAGCCGACAACACCGCCGCCGACCTGTCGGGCAACAACGCCAAAGGCACTATCAACGGCGCCAAGTGGACCGGCGGGGCTTCGTGCGCTGAGATCGGGCTCTACCTCGCCGGCGCGTGGGTGTGGCTTCGCACCGTCGAGCCGCTGGAGAAGGCGAAGTTCCACCACATCGTCGCTGTCTGCGACCTGAAGAACGGTCTCCACATCTACTACGACGGCAAGCTGGACGATGGAGCCGGTTCCGCCGGAGCCAAGCCTGCGAAGATCGACCCCGCTCCGGGCGAGAACCTGGGCATCGGACACAACTACAATCTGGCGGGACGCTTCTGGGTTGGCGTCATCGACGAAGTCGCCGTCTACAACCGAGCGCTGTCGGAAGCCGAGGTCGCGCAGCTCTACAAGACCCCGCCGATGGCGCAGGGCATCGCGCCCAAGGGCAAGCTCGCGGCGATCTGGAGCCAGATGAAGGCAAGGCGCTGA
- the thiO gene encoding glycine oxidase ThiO → MKRLRVAVVGAGVCGVGIGWQLAKSGAEVVVYDAGEPMREATWASGGMLAAQMELRPEEDHLTVLGRESQRRWRAFAAELESDSGISVDYRDEGTLFVALDRDAASQLRFLHEHQRQLSLPVESVTGDEARELEPYLSRAVTMGLLSRQDHQVDARRVAEALLVALSRAGGFVRAHAPVDEIVIEGNQATGVVVRGGFELADAVLLAAGAWSAGIAGLPEGSVPPVRPIRGQVIAVRQPDPPVLDRVLWAMNARHFVYLAPKSAGTILIGATVEEAGFDKSVTAGGVLDLLRPAWEALPILHELSVVETWSGLRPSSRDNAPILGATDIDALFMATGHYRNGILYAPVTAQDVSRAILTGEMSDVIEPYRLDRFRSARA, encoded by the coding sequence ATGAAGCGACTCCGCGTCGCCGTGGTCGGGGCGGGCGTGTGCGGCGTCGGAATCGGGTGGCAGCTCGCCAAGTCAGGGGCAGAAGTCGTCGTCTATGACGCCGGGGAGCCCATGCGCGAGGCGACCTGGGCGTCGGGCGGCATGCTCGCCGCTCAGATGGAGCTTCGCCCCGAAGAAGACCACCTGACCGTGCTCGGGCGCGAGAGCCAGCGTCGATGGCGCGCCTTCGCCGCCGAACTCGAATCCGACTCCGGCATATCGGTCGATTACCGCGACGAAGGCACGCTTTTCGTCGCGCTGGATCGCGACGCCGCGTCTCAGCTTCGGTTCCTCCACGAGCATCAGCGTCAGCTCTCGCTGCCCGTCGAGTCCGTCACGGGGGACGAAGCGCGAGAACTGGAACCGTACCTGTCTCGCGCCGTGACGATGGGTCTGCTTTCGCGGCAGGACCATCAAGTCGACGCCCGCCGAGTCGCCGAGGCGCTACTCGTCGCCCTCTCTCGCGCTGGCGGCTTCGTGCGCGCCCACGCGCCTGTCGACGAGATCGTGATCGAAGGGAACCAGGCAACGGGCGTCGTCGTCCGTGGCGGATTCGAGCTGGCGGATGCGGTTCTGCTGGCGGCTGGGGCGTGGTCGGCAGGGATCGCCGGACTGCCGGAAGGCAGCGTTCCGCCGGTGCGTCCGATCCGAGGGCAGGTGATCGCCGTCCGACAGCCGGACCCGCCTGTGCTCGACCGCGTCCTGTGGGCGATGAACGCCCGGCATTTCGTCTATCTGGCTCCCAAGAGCGCAGGGACCATCCTGATCGGCGCCACGGTCGAGGAGGCGGGCTTCGACAAGAGCGTCACAGCGGGTGGCGTGCTCGACTTGCTGCGCCCCGCCTGGGAGGCGCTGCCCATCCTTCACGAGCTGTCGGTTGTCGAGACTTGGTCGGGTCTGCGCCCCAGCTCCCGGGACAACGCGCCTATCCTCGGGGCAACCGACATCGACGCGCTCTTCATGGCGACGGGTCACTATCGGAACGGCATCCTCTATGCCCCTGTCACGGCGCAGGACGTATCGCGAGCGATCCTGACCGGGGAGATGTCGGACGTCATCGAACCGTACCGCCTCGACCGGTTCAGGAGCGCCAGGGCATGA
- a CDS encoding thiamine phosphate synthase, with product MCRRHAARRSYWLRDGHTEPAQHRHSARVGIGSRDRRRGRGNRVRCRRRHGARLRRRPDEHGDRRSPPSRGDGASDAIRRRSGSAGASCRAHPAKALRHGVQPHGRTHRLVKLGDDDRLYLIVGSDRSSRRVADVVAQASVGGARLIQIREKSLPHDPYVSLVKQCRDATQSVPGVRLLVNRHADIALASGADGVHLPGDASIASARRALGDGCLIGYSAHDVDGVLRAEAEGADLVTLSPIFPTRSKPGVPPIGVDAIRQCASQTQVPILALGGIGTGRIAECMRAGAFGVAVMGAVLDSDDVAGAVAQCFLALRSSLQCGDSRIPQ from the coding sequence GTGTGTCGCCGTCATGCCGCTCGGCGCTCCTATTGGCTCCGGGATGGGCATACGGAACCCGCACAACATCGTCATTCTGCGCGAGTCGGTATCGGTTCCCGTGATCGTCGACGCGGGCGTGGGAACCGCGTCCGATGCCGCCGTCGCCATGGAGCTCGGCTGCGACGGCGTCCTGATGAACACGGCGATCGCCGGAGCCCGCCATCCCGTGGCGATGGCGCGAGCGATGCGATTCGCCGTCGAAGCGGGTCGGCTGGCGCATCTTGCCGGGCGCATCCCGCGAAAGCTCTACGCCACGGCGTCCAGCCCCACGGACGGACTCATCGACTCGTGAAGCTGGGCGATGATGACCGGCTCTACCTGATCGTCGGCTCCGACCGGTCGTCGCGCCGTGTCGCGGACGTCGTCGCGCAGGCGAGCGTCGGCGGCGCACGGCTGATCCAAATCCGTGAGAAGAGCCTTCCCCACGACCCGTACGTCAGTCTGGTGAAGCAATGTCGCGACGCCACGCAGTCTGTACCCGGCGTCAGACTCCTTGTGAACCGGCATGCGGACATCGCGCTGGCGAGCGGCGCGGACGGCGTTCATCTGCCCGGTGACGCGTCGATCGCCTCGGCGCGAAGGGCTCTCGGCGATGGCTGTCTGATCGGCTACTCGGCGCACGATGTTGACGGCGTGCTGCGCGCGGAGGCGGAGGGCGCGGACCTCGTCACGCTGAGCCCGATCTTCCCGACGCGCAGCAAGCCCGGGGTTCCGCCCATCGGCGTCGACGCGATCCGTCAGTGCGCTTCGCAGACCCAGGTTCCCATCCTCGCCCTGGGCGGCATCGGTACGGGCAGGATCGCGGAGTGTATGCGGGCAGGCGCGTTCGGCGTCGCGGTGATGGGAGCCGTCCTGGACAGCGATGACGTCGCTGGCGCCGTGGCGCAGTGTTTCCTGGCGCTCCGATCCTCCCTACAATGTGGCGACTCCCGCATCCCACAGTGA
- a CDS encoding M42 family metallopeptidase: protein MTADLDARAKLLKDLTEAPGLPGYEDRVRAIFLRALEGIGTVERDRIGSVACKKVGSAASPSIMLAGHMDEVGWVVRHITDEGYIRFSPLGGWWTQVMLAQRVIVYTSKGEFLGVIGSKPPHVLPPDERNKVVEMKDMYIDLGVTDGATVREQMGVRIGDPIVPLSEFVPMNGGKVYLGKAFDNRAAVATVIETVRALNGVDHPNTVYGVGTVQEEVGLRGARTSSWIANPDIAFSLDVGIAGDVPGIEKHQATEKLGGGPALICYDNSLIPHLRLRDFVIDTAQAEDIPLQLDMVMGGTDGGAIHVHRDGVPTVTLCVPSRHIHSHTSMIHRDDFDQLVALLVVLIRRLDESTVRDVTYG, encoded by the coding sequence ATGACTGCCGATCTGGACGCCCGTGCGAAGCTGCTGAAGGACCTGACCGAAGCTCCGGGCTTACCGGGATACGAAGATCGAGTCCGCGCGATCTTCCTGCGCGCACTGGAGGGCATCGGAACCGTCGAGCGGGACCGCATCGGCTCGGTCGCCTGCAAGAAGGTCGGATCCGCCGCGTCGCCGTCGATCATGCTCGCGGGACACATGGACGAGGTCGGCTGGGTCGTCCGGCACATCACCGACGAGGGATACATCCGGTTCTCGCCGTTGGGCGGCTGGTGGACGCAGGTGATGCTCGCGCAGCGGGTGATCGTCTACACGTCGAAGGGCGAGTTCCTCGGAGTCATCGGGTCGAAGCCGCCTCACGTCCTGCCTCCCGACGAACGGAACAAGGTCGTCGAGATGAAGGACATGTACATCGATCTCGGCGTGACCGACGGCGCGACGGTGCGCGAGCAGATGGGCGTTCGGATCGGCGACCCCATCGTGCCGCTCAGCGAGTTCGTCCCGATGAACGGCGGCAAGGTCTACCTCGGCAAGGCGTTCGACAACCGCGCTGCCGTCGCGACCGTCATCGAGACGGTGCGCGCGTTGAACGGCGTCGATCACCCGAACACCGTCTACGGCGTCGGAACCGTCCAGGAGGAGGTCGGTCTGCGAGGGGCGCGGACGAGCTCGTGGATCGCCAACCCCGACATCGCGTTCTCGCTGGATGTGGGCATCGCCGGCGACGTGCCCGGCATCGAGAAGCACCAGGCGACGGAGAAGCTGGGCGGCGGACCCGCGCTCATCTGCTACGACAACTCGCTCATCCCGCATCTGCGCCTGCGTGATTTCGTGATCGACACAGCGCAGGCGGAGGACATCCCCCTCCAGCTCGACATGGTGATGGGCGGAACCGACGGCGGGGCGATCCACGTCCACCGCGACGGCGTTCCCACGGTGACGCTCTGCGTGCCGTCGCGCCACATCCACAGCCACACGAGCATGATCCATCGAGACGACTTCGACCAGCTCGTGGCGCTGCTCGTCGTCTTGATCCGTCGGCTCGACGAGTCCACGGTACGCGACGTGACCTACGGCTGA
- a CDS encoding thiazole synthase: protein MDEGLRIGGKTFGSRLLVGSSGYPNAQVMLDAIEASGAAVVTVAIRRIDLSDRCGESLLALLERAGRMVLPNTAGCYTAKDAVLTAQLAREALGTDLVKLEVIGDERTLFPDVEHLLRAASELVRDGFQVLPYTNDDPVTAKKLEDAGCVAVMPLGAPIGSGMGIRNPHNIVILRESVSVPVIVDAGVGTASDAAVAMELGCDGVLMNTAIAGARHPVAMARAMRFAVEAGRLAHLAGRIPRKLYATASSPTDGLIDS, encoded by the coding sequence GTGGACGAGGGACTTCGGATCGGCGGCAAGACCTTCGGGTCGAGGCTCTTGGTCGGTTCGTCGGGTTACCCGAATGCGCAGGTGATGCTCGACGCCATCGAAGCGAGCGGCGCGGCAGTCGTCACCGTCGCGATTCGGCGCATCGATCTGTCGGACCGATGCGGCGAAAGCCTCTTGGCACTCCTGGAACGAGCCGGTCGCATGGTGCTCCCCAACACCGCCGGTTGCTACACGGCGAAGGACGCCGTCTTGACCGCGCAGCTCGCTCGGGAAGCGCTGGGAACCGACCTGGTGAAGCTCGAGGTGATCGGCGACGAGCGGACGCTCTTCCCGGATGTCGAACACCTGCTTCGAGCGGCGTCGGAGCTCGTTCGCGACGGGTTCCAGGTGCTTCCCTACACCAACGACGACCCCGTCACGGCGAAGAAGCTCGAAGACGCCGGGTGTGTCGCCGTCATGCCGCTCGGCGCTCCTATTGGCTCCGGGATGGGCATACGGAACCCGCACAACATCGTCATTCTGCGCGAGTCGGTATCGGTTCCCGTGATCGTCGACGCGGGCGTGGGAACCGCGTCCGATGCCGCCGTCGCCATGGAGCTCGGCTGCGACGGCGTCCTGATGAACACGGCGATCGCCGGAGCCCGCCATCCCGTGGCGATGGCGCGAGCGATGCGATTCGCCGTCGAAGCGGGTCGGCTGGCGCATCTTGCCGGGCGCATCCCGCGAAAGCTCTACGCCACGGCGTCCAGCCCCACGGACGGACTCATCGACTCGTGA